GCCGGTGATGCGGAAGATCTTGAGCAGCCGGTCCTGGTTGCAGACCAGGCGCAGCGAGCCGTCGTGGGCGCGCACCTTCTTCAGCCCGCCCACGAGCACGCCCAAGCCGGTGGAGTCGAGGAACTCGACTGCCTGCATGTCCACGACGAGGTCGTAGGAGCCGGTCGCGACCAGCTCGCTGATCTTGTCGCGCAGCTTGGGGGCGGTGTAGACGTCGATCTC
This genomic interval from Nocardioides euryhalodurans contains the following:
- a CDS encoding anti-sigma factor antagonist, which codes for MDLTLTTRQADGKTIVSVGGEIDVYTAPKLRDKISELVATGSYDLVVDMQAVEFLDSTGLGVLVGGLKKVRAHDGSLRLVCNQDRLLKIFRITGLAKVFVIHETADDALAAS